In Alteromonas sp. V450, the following proteins share a genomic window:
- the ribE gene encoding 6,7-dimethyl-8-ribityllumazine synthase encodes MQVIEGNIRATGKKFAIVVSRFNSFVVESLLEGALDTLERHGEVSDDDITLVRVPGAYELPVVAKKLAEKKSFDAIIALGAVIRGGTPHFDFVAGECNKGLAQVSLEYGVPVSFGVITTDSIEQAIERSGTKAGNKGAEAALGALEMVNVIDAVEKL; translated from the coding sequence ATGCAGGTAATTGAAGGTAATATCAGAGCAACTGGTAAGAAGTTTGCTATCGTTGTATCACGCTTTAATAGCTTTGTTGTTGAAAGCTTACTAGAAGGTGCATTAGACACGCTAGAGCGTCACGGTGAAGTAAGTGATGACGATATCACACTGGTTCGCGTACCTGGTGCTTACGAGTTACCTGTAGTGGCTAAGAAATTAGCTGAGAAAAAGTCATTTGACGCCATCATCGCACTAGGTGCGGTTATACGTGGCGGTACGCCACACTTTGATTTTGTAGCAGGCGAATGTAACAAAGGTCTTGCACAAGTTTCACTTGAATACGGAGTACCCGTATCATTTGGCGTAATTACAACAGATTCAATTGAACAAGCAATCGAGCGTTCAGGAACCAAAGCGGGCAACAAAGGTGCGGAAGCTGCACTTGGCGCGCTTGAAATGGTTAACGTAATCGATGCTGTTGAAAAGCTTTAA
- the glyA gene encoding serine hydroxymethyltransferase — translation MFSREMNIADFDPELADAMSKEVERQEHHIELIASENYCSPRVMEAQGSQLTNKYAEGYPGKRYYGGCEHVDVVEQLAIDRAKALFGADYANVQPHAGSQANSAVFMALLDAGDTVLGMSLSEGGHLTHGSHVNFSGKTYNAVQYGLNKQTGEIDYAQVEALAKEHKPKMIIGGFSAYSGIVDWAKFREIADSVGAYLLVDMAHVAGLVAAGVYPNPLPHAHVVTTTTHKTLAGPRSGLILSSCGDEAIYKKLNSSVFPGNQGGPLCHVIAAKAVAFKEALQPEFKAYQQQVVANAKAMVSVMQERGYNIVSGGTDNHLFLLDLIDKDITGKDADAALGAANITVNKNSVPNDPRSPFVTSGLRIGSPAITRRGFKEEQAKQVATWICDILDNMGDESVIKRVQDEVVALCAQFPVYK, via the coding sequence ATGTTTTCTCGCGAAATGAATATAGCTGACTTCGATCCTGAATTAGCCGATGCAATGTCTAAAGAGGTTGAGCGTCAAGAACATCACATTGAGCTAATTGCCTCTGAGAACTATTGTAGTCCACGTGTGATGGAAGCACAGGGTTCACAGCTTACTAATAAGTATGCTGAAGGTTACCCAGGCAAGCGTTACTACGGTGGTTGTGAGCACGTAGACGTTGTTGAACAGCTTGCTATTGACCGTGCAAAAGCACTTTTTGGAGCGGACTACGCGAACGTTCAACCGCACGCTGGTTCACAAGCTAACTCTGCCGTATTCATGGCACTACTTGACGCAGGCGATACTGTTTTGGGAATGAGCCTTTCTGAAGGTGGTCACCTAACCCACGGTTCACACGTAAACTTCTCTGGTAAAACCTATAACGCTGTACAGTATGGTTTGAACAAACAAACCGGCGAAATCGATTACGCGCAGGTTGAAGCGCTTGCCAAAGAGCACAAGCCGAAAATGATTATCGGTGGTTTCTCTGCCTATTCAGGCATTGTTGATTGGGCGAAATTCCGCGAAATCGCAGATAGCGTTGGCGCATACTTACTTGTTGATATGGCGCACGTAGCGGGCTTAGTAGCCGCTGGCGTTTATCCAAATCCGCTTCCTCATGCTCATGTGGTAACAACGACTACCCATAAAACGCTTGCGGGTCCGCGCAGTGGTCTAATCCTATCTTCATGTGGCGACGAAGCAATTTACAAAAAGCTTAACAGCTCAGTATTCCCAGGTAACCAAGGTGGCCCACTTTGCCACGTGATTGCAGCTAAAGCCGTTGCGTTTAAAGAAGCGCTACAGCCAGAGTTTAAAGCATACCAGCAGCAGGTTGTCGCGAACGCGAAAGCGATGGTTTCTGTAATGCAAGAGCGCGGTTATAACATCGTTTCTGGTGGTACCGACAACCATTTGTTCCTACTTGATCTTATTGATAAGGACATAACCGGTAAAGATGCAGATGCAGCACTAGGTGCAGCAAACATCACGGTAAACAAAAACTCTGTACCGAATGATCCGCGTTCACCGTTTGTAACCAGTGGTCTTCGTATTGGTAGCCCAGCGATTACTCGCCGTGGTTTCAAAGAAGAGCAAGCGAAGCAGGTTGCAACATGGATTTGTGACATTCTAGATAACATGGGCGATGAGTCTGTTATTAAGCGTGTTCAAGATGAAGTGGTAGCACTTTGTGCACAATTCCCTGTTTATAAATAA
- the ribBA gene encoding bifunctional 3,4-dihydroxy-2-butanone-4-phosphate synthase/GTP cyclohydrolase II — translation MAFNTTQEIIEDIRQGKMVILMDDEDRENEGDLIMAAEHVTPEAINFMVTHARGLVCLPMTQERCRTLNLPLMVDKNEAQFSTNFTVSIEAATGVTTGISAADRATTIKAAVAKDAKATDIVQPGHIFPLIAKDGGVLNRAGHTEAGVDLPRLAGLEPAGVIVEILNEDGTMARRPELEKFAEKHDLKIGTIADLIEYRNLNETTIQKVAQCNMPTEYGDFELHTFKDSIDNQLHFALKKGEIKEDEPTLVRVHLHNTFSDLLGSTRGIHRSMTLADGMRKISEEGGVLVLLGKEEHIESQVRRFAAEDRGERPAGADWQGSSRTIGVGSQILASMGVHKMRLLSKPIKYHALSGYGLEVVEYVHD, via the coding sequence ATGGCATTTAACACTACACAAGAAATAATTGAAGACATTCGCCAAGGTAAAATGGTTATCTTGATGGATGATGAAGATAGGGAAAATGAAGGCGATTTGATAATGGCGGCAGAGCATGTGACGCCTGAAGCTATTAACTTTATGGTTACTCACGCTCGCGGCTTGGTGTGTTTGCCAATGACGCAAGAGCGCTGTCGCACCCTTAATCTTCCGCTCATGGTGGATAAGAACGAAGCACAGTTTTCTACTAACTTCACGGTGTCTATTGAAGCGGCAACCGGCGTGACTACAGGTATTTCAGCGGCCGATCGTGCAACAACAATCAAAGCCGCTGTAGCAAAAGACGCGAAAGCGACAGACATTGTACAGCCGGGTCATATTTTTCCGCTAATTGCTAAAGACGGTGGCGTGTTAAACCGTGCAGGTCACACTGAAGCCGGTGTCGATTTACCGCGTCTGGCTGGACTAGAGCCTGCTGGGGTTATTGTAGAGATCCTCAATGAAGACGGCACGATGGCTCGCCGTCCTGAGCTAGAAAAGTTTGCTGAAAAACACGACCTTAAAATTGGCACTATTGCTGATTTAATTGAATATCGCAATCTCAACGAAACCACCATTCAAAAGGTCGCTCAGTGCAACATGCCAACCGAGTATGGTGACTTCGAGCTTCACACGTTTAAAGACAGCATTGACAACCAGCTTCATTTCGCACTTAAAAAAGGCGAAATTAAAGAAGACGAGCCAACACTTGTACGTGTGCACCTTCACAATACCTTTAGTGATCTTCTTGGGTCTACGCGCGGTATTCATCGCTCTATGACGCTAGCAGATGGCATGCGCAAAATTTCAGAAGAGGGTGGCGTATTGGTGCTGTTAGGTAAAGAAGAGCATATTGAAAGTCAGGTACGCCGCTTTGCCGCAGAAGACAGAGGCGAGCGCCCAGCTGGCGCTGACTGGCAGGGATCATCGCGCACTATTGGTGTAGGCAGTCAAATTCTGGCATCAATGGGCGTACACAAAATGCGTCTTTTAAGTAAGCCAATTAAGTACCACGCACTCTCAGGTTACGGCCTTGAAGTTGTAGAGTACGTGCACGACTAG
- the nusB gene encoding transcription antitermination factor NusB — translation MKVSARRKARELALQGVYSWQMSHNDIQQVELALATSNDMQKVDMAYFQALLRGVAHNASNLDATIKPYLGRLPEELDAIEKAILRIATLELTERIDVPYRVIINEAIELAKAFGAEESHKFINGALDKAVRTLRKDERD, via the coding sequence GTGAAAGTTTCAGCTCGTCGTAAAGCCCGTGAACTTGCCCTGCAAGGCGTGTATTCATGGCAAATGAGTCACAACGATATTCAGCAGGTTGAACTGGCGTTAGCCACCAGTAACGACATGCAAAAGGTTGATATGGCCTATTTCCAAGCCTTGCTTCGCGGTGTTGCACACAACGCAAGTAACCTTGATGCAACCATTAAACCTTATCTTGGCCGTTTGCCTGAAGAGCTAGACGCTATTGAGAAAGCAATATTGCGCATAGCAACGCTGGAACTGACCGAGCGCATTGACGTGCCGTACCGCGTAATCATTAATGAAGCGATTGAGCTTGCCAAAGCATTCGGTGCTGAAGAAAGTCATAAATTCATTAATGGTGCCTTGGATAAAGCAGTGCGCACATTGCGCAAAGACGAGCGCGACTAA
- the dxs gene encoding 1-deoxy-D-xylulose-5-phosphate synthase translates to MSLDLQHYPTLALAQTPEKLRQLPQEKLRELADELREYLLNSVSQTSGHFASGLGTVELTVALHYVYNTPFDRLLWDVGHQAYPHKILTGRAERMSTIRQKNGLHPFPWPPESDYDTFAVGHSSTSISAALGMAVAAEKEGKNRKVVAVIGDGAMTAGMAFEALNHAGDIKKDMVVVLNDNEMSISENVGALNSHLARLLTGNFFNSIRDGGKKLLSNVPPIKEFASRAEEHIKGMVVPGTIFEELGFNYIGPIDGHDVNGVVDTLRNMRKFDGPQLLHVVTKKGKGYAVAEEDPIKFHAVPKFNPADNALPKSKPSAPTYSAIFGKWLCDMAAQDPKLMAVTPAMREGSGMVEFSQRFPEQYFDVAIAEQHAVTFGAGLAKDGMNAVVAIYSSFLQRAYDQLIHDVAIQDLPVLFAIDRAGIVGADGPTHQGAFDIAFLRCIPNMVVMAPSDENECRQMLYTGHKLNKPAAVRYPRGGGMGITPDEAMVELEIGKSRTVRKSSKDKSERIAILNFGCLLPYALEAAEAIDATVIDMRFIKPLDGDAVLKAASEHSALITLEDGCIMGGAGSAVLEHLQQNGALKAVKMLGLPDSFILQGTQQEMYKEHGLDAEGIIAAARSLSTN, encoded by the coding sequence ATGAGTTTAGATCTCCAACATTACCCAACGCTTGCGCTTGCGCAAACGCCTGAAAAGTTGAGGCAACTGCCGCAAGAGAAATTGCGCGAGCTTGCCGATGAATTACGCGAGTACCTACTCAACAGCGTAAGTCAAACCAGCGGCCATTTTGCCTCTGGTTTAGGCACGGTGGAATTAACCGTGGCATTGCACTATGTCTACAATACACCTTTCGACCGCTTACTTTGGGACGTAGGTCATCAGGCCTATCCCCATAAAATTCTTACTGGCCGAGCAGAGCGCATGAGCACTATTCGCCAAAAGAATGGCCTACACCCTTTCCCGTGGCCACCCGAGAGTGACTATGACACCTTCGCCGTTGGCCACTCTTCTACATCAATAAGTGCCGCGCTAGGCATGGCCGTAGCGGCGGAAAAAGAGGGCAAGAACCGCAAGGTAGTGGCTGTGATTGGCGATGGCGCTATGACCGCAGGTATGGCCTTTGAAGCCCTTAATCACGCCGGCGATATCAAAAAAGATATGGTGGTCGTGCTTAACGACAACGAAATGTCTATTTCTGAAAACGTAGGCGCATTAAATAGCCACCTTGCTCGCTTACTTACAGGTAACTTTTTCAACTCTATACGCGACGGCGGCAAGAAACTGCTAAGCAATGTGCCGCCAATTAAAGAGTTTGCTAGCCGTGCAGAAGAGCACATAAAAGGCATGGTTGTTCCAGGTACCATATTTGAAGAATTAGGCTTTAACTACATTGGTCCTATTGATGGACACGACGTTAACGGAGTGGTTGATACCCTTCGCAACATGCGCAAATTTGACGGCCCGCAGTTGCTGCACGTAGTTACTAAGAAAGGTAAAGGCTATGCGGTAGCTGAAGAAGACCCAATCAAATTCCATGCGGTGCCTAAATTCAACCCGGCAGATAACGCTTTGCCCAAGTCTAAGCCTTCAGCCCCTACCTATTCAGCAATCTTTGGGAAATGGCTGTGTGATATGGCCGCGCAAGACCCTAAGCTGATGGCAGTGACGCCAGCCATGCGTGAAGGGTCAGGTATGGTTGAGTTTTCTCAACGCTTTCCTGAACAGTATTTCGATGTTGCTATTGCCGAGCAGCATGCAGTCACGTTTGGCGCAGGGCTTGCCAAAGACGGGATGAATGCGGTTGTTGCTATTTATTCGTCATTCCTGCAGCGTGCCTACGACCAGCTAATTCATGATGTGGCAATTCAAGACCTACCCGTCTTATTTGCCATTGACAGAGCCGGCATTGTTGGCGCAGACGGCCCTACTCACCAAGGGGCTTTTGATATCGCTTTTCTTCGCTGTATTCCAAATATGGTAGTTATGGCGCCTTCGGATGAAAATGAATGCCGCCAAATGCTCTACACGGGCCACAAGCTTAACAAGCCTGCTGCCGTTCGCTATCCTCGCGGTGGTGGCATGGGCATTACCCCCGATGAAGCCATGGTAGAGCTTGAGATTGGCAAATCTCGCACGGTTCGTAAATCGTCAAAAGATAAGTCAGAACGCATCGCCATTCTAAACTTTGGCTGCTTACTGCCTTATGCCCTTGAAGCTGCTGAGGCGATTGACGCTACCGTCATCGACATGCGTTTTATCAAGCCATTAGACGGCGATGCGGTCTTGAAGGCAGCCAGTGAACACAGCGCGCTTATCACCCTAGAAGACGGCTGTATTATGGGTGGCGCTGGCAGTGCAGTACTTGAGCATTTACAGCAAAATGGTGCTCTAAAAGCAGTGAAAATGTTGGGTCTGCCCGATAGCTTTATTCTACAGGGCACACAGCAAGAAATGTACAAAGAACACGGTTTGGATGCTGAAGGCATTATTGCAGCGGCTAGAAGTTTAAGCACCAACTAA
- the ribD gene encoding bifunctional diaminohydroxyphosphoribosylaminopyrimidine deaminase/5-amino-6-(5-phosphoribosylamino)uracil reductase RibD, which translates to MNHETVKNDYFWMAKAIQLAQLGRFTTSPNPRVGCVIVDENNQLLGQGYHIQAGTPHAEVHALREASNARNEGAKGATAYVTLEPCSHFGRTPPCAVALVNAKVARVVIAMTDPNPNVCGNGISILQKAGIEVVSDVMAAEAAALNPGFIKRMLTGKPYVRVKLGISLDGKIALQNGVSQWITGPEARRDVQHYRAQSCVVLTGSGTVKADNPSLLVREKEAQFTDYPLAHIRQPARVVVDSKSKLSRDYTLFTDGNVTLTATSQPHPDTATQQYLLVDEKDGKLDLHSLISALGDKQYNEVWVEAGPGLAGALLQEGLVDELICYQAPKLLGDKGKSMINLPAFTSLNECISLSLIENRQVGNDIKLIFRPDVSNIRG; encoded by the coding sequence GTGAACCACGAAACGGTTAAAAACGATTATTTTTGGATGGCCAAAGCCATTCAGCTTGCCCAACTAGGGCGCTTTACCACTTCCCCTAACCCTCGCGTTGGCTGTGTAATTGTAGACGAAAACAATCAACTGCTTGGTCAAGGCTATCACATTCAAGCTGGCACTCCCCATGCCGAAGTACATGCTTTACGAGAAGCTTCTAACGCAAGGAACGAGGGCGCAAAGGGCGCAACCGCTTACGTTACACTTGAGCCCTGCAGTCATTTTGGCCGTACGCCGCCTTGCGCAGTGGCTTTGGTCAACGCGAAGGTGGCGCGGGTGGTTATCGCAATGACCGACCCTAACCCAAATGTATGCGGCAATGGTATTAGTATCTTGCAGAAGGCAGGCATTGAGGTAGTAAGTGACGTAATGGCAGCTGAGGCTGCAGCGCTAAACCCCGGTTTTATCAAACGCATGCTTACCGGAAAGCCCTATGTACGTGTGAAATTAGGCATTAGCCTAGACGGTAAAATAGCGCTTCAAAATGGCGTGAGTCAATGGATTACGGGGCCAGAAGCAAGACGGGATGTGCAGCACTATCGCGCCCAAAGCTGTGTGGTGTTAACAGGCTCAGGTACGGTGAAAGCCGATAATCCTAGTTTGTTGGTTAGAGAAAAAGAAGCACAGTTTACCGATTATCCTCTAGCACACATTCGCCAGCCTGCTCGGGTTGTTGTCGATAGCAAAAGTAAGCTTTCTCGAGACTATACGTTGTTTACCGACGGAAATGTTACTTTAACGGCTACGTCGCAGCCCCATCCAGATACAGCAACACAGCAATACCTTTTGGTAGATGAAAAAGACGGTAAGCTCGACTTACATTCACTAATATCAGCATTAGGCGATAAGCAATATAATGAAGTGTGGGTTGAGGCAGGCCCAGGCCTTGCCGGTGCATTATTGCAAGAAGGGCTGGTGGATGAGCTAATATGCTATCAAGCGCCAAAACTTTTAGGTGATAAGGGCAAAAGTATGATTAATTTGCCAGCGTTTACGTCGTTAAATGAATGTATTTCGCTTTCGCTTATTGAAAATCGTCAGGTGGGTAACGATATTAAGCTTATCTTCCGTCCTGATGTTAGCAATATACGTGGTTAA
- a CDS encoding riboflavin synthase, with product MFTGIIQALGTIKKLDNRGNDIRLTVASPTLDMSDVALGDSIATNGVCLTVTDMGPDYYCADVSAETIKLTGFAHYSAGSTVNLEKAMRPSDRLGGHIVSGHVDGVGEVTQIIKHSDYVEFWVKAPEALAKYIAHKGSITVDGISLTVNEVNGAEFMLWIIPHTLQETIMGSYKVGTAVNLEVDVIARYLERLMLGDKAAEPKSKGIDMAFLAENGFLRK from the coding sequence ATGTTTACTGGAATTATTCAAGCGCTTGGTACTATTAAAAAGCTTGATAACCGTGGCAACGATATTCGCCTTACCGTTGCGTCACCTACGCTTGATATGTCTGATGTTGCTTTAGGCGACAGTATCGCAACCAATGGTGTTTGCTTAACAGTTACCGATATGGGGCCCGATTATTACTGCGCAGATGTGTCAGCTGAAACCATTAAATTGACTGGTTTTGCCCATTACAGTGCGGGCTCAACGGTTAATCTTGAAAAGGCAATGCGGCCAAGCGACCGCTTAGGCGGCCATATCGTGTCAGGTCACGTGGACGGCGTAGGTGAAGTTACACAAATCATTAAGCACTCAGACTACGTCGAATTCTGGGTAAAAGCACCGGAAGCCTTGGCGAAATATATTGCACATAAAGGCAGCATCACCGTTGATGGTATCAGCTTAACCGTTAACGAAGTTAACGGAGCAGAATTTATGCTTTGGATCATTCCTCATACACTGCAAGAAACTATTATGGGGAGCTATAAAGTGGGCACGGCGGTGAATCTAGAAGTTGATGTTATTGCGCGCTATTTAGAGCGATTGATGCTAGGCGACAAAGCAGCAGAGCCAAAAAGCAAAGGCATTGACATGGCATTTCTTGCCGAGAACGGATTTTTAAGAAAATAA
- the lpxD gene encoding UDP-3-O-(3-hydroxymyristoyl)glucosamine N-acyltransferase — protein MTAMNKRTYSLDELAKHVGGEVQGDGNVAISAVGTLSGAASHQISFLTNPKYKPQLKDTQAGAVILHESLKADSPVPALVVANPHAAFALIAQLFDTTPAVASGIAESAVIAPSARLGSDVSLGHNVIIEENVVLGDRVTVGANTVIRRGTHIGEGCIIHPNVTIYHDVVIGKRVTIHSQTVIGAAGFGYANDKGVWLPIPQTGSVRIGDDSQIGASSSIDRGAMEDTVLGTNVIIDNQVQIGHNCIIGDHSCICGATGIAGSCHIGKHVIIGGGVGINGHISICDNVQVTGYTMIVQDITEPGVYSSGQPAQTNRDWRKNTVRLAKIGSLFDRVKALEKQV, from the coding sequence ATGACCGCTATGAATAAACGCACATACAGCCTGGATGAACTTGCCAAACATGTAGGTGGGGAAGTGCAGGGCGATGGAAATGTTGCTATTTCTGCAGTAGGTACGTTATCTGGTGCAGCATCGCATCAAATCTCGTTTCTAACCAACCCAAAATATAAGCCGCAGTTAAAAGATACTCAGGCGGGTGCGGTAATTCTGCACGAAAGCTTAAAAGCAGACAGCCCAGTACCTGCCCTAGTTGTAGCAAATCCTCATGCTGCCTTTGCTCTTATTGCTCAGTTATTCGATACCACACCAGCGGTAGCGTCAGGTATTGCTGAGTCGGCGGTTATTGCACCATCTGCTCGATTAGGCAGCGATGTATCGCTAGGTCACAACGTGATCATTGAAGAAAACGTAGTATTAGGCGATAGAGTTACGGTTGGCGCAAATACGGTGATTCGCAGAGGTACTCATATCGGTGAAGGCTGCATAATCCATCCGAACGTGACCATTTATCATGACGTAGTGATTGGAAAGCGGGTAACGATTCATAGCCAAACAGTCATTGGCGCGGCAGGTTTTGGATACGCAAACGATAAAGGCGTATGGCTCCCTATTCCACAAACCGGGTCAGTTCGTATCGGTGACGATAGTCAGATTGGTGCTAGCAGCAGCATCGACCGCGGCGCGATGGAAGATACGGTGTTAGGTACCAACGTTATTATCGACAACCAAGTACAAATTGGCCACAACTGTATTATTGGTGATCATTCATGTATTTGCGGCGCTACCGGTATTGCTGGTAGCTGTCATATCGGCAAGCACGTGATTATTGGTGGTGGAGTGGGCATTAATGGCCACATTAGCATTTGCGATAATGTTCAGGTAACTGGCTACACCATGATTGTACAAGATATCACTGAACCGGGTGTTTATTCTTCTGGTCAGCCAGCACAAACCAACCGTGACTGGCGTAAAAATACGGTTCGTCTTGCCAAAATTGGTAGTTTATTTGACCGTGTTAAAGCCCTTGAAAAACAGGTCTGA
- a CDS encoding phosphatidylglycerophosphatase A, with translation MQAEYRARVSMKNPVHFLALGFGSGLIPFMPGTFGSLAALPLLIACSQVSVISFIALTLIFSVVGIYLCGKTADDMQVHDHGSIVWDEIAGMFVTFLFVPISASSLLLGFVLFRLFDILKPWPIGIIDKRLHGGTGIMLDDLIAGAMACGCLHLLMAFWPAALALF, from the coding sequence ATGCAAGCTGAATATCGCGCAAGAGTAAGTATGAAAAATCCTGTTCATTTTCTTGCGCTTGGCTTTGGCAGCGGACTAATTCCCTTCATGCCAGGTACCTTTGGCTCTCTTGCCGCGTTGCCGCTTCTTATAGCGTGCAGTCAGGTTTCGGTAATTTCTTTTATCGCGCTTACGCTGATATTTTCAGTTGTGGGTATTTACCTGTGCGGTAAAACGGCCGACGATATGCAGGTTCATGATCACGGTTCTATCGTGTGGGATGAAATAGCGGGTATGTTCGTTACCTTTCTGTTTGTGCCTATTTCAGCGTCATCATTACTTTTAGGCTTTGTACTATTTAGGCTTTTCGATATTTTAAAGCCTTGGCCAATTGGTATTATCGACAAGCGTTTGCACGGTGGTACTGGCATTATGCTTGACGATCTGATTGCGGGCGCGATGGCGTGCGGTTGCTTACATCTGCTGATGGCGTTTTGGCCTGCAGCATTAGCTTTGTTTTAA
- the thiL gene encoding thiamine-phosphate kinase, producing the protein MKEFDLIGRYFSNSGHKRKDVVIGIGDDCAVTTVPENQQLAVTTDTLVAGVHFLKDAPAKSVAYKTVAVNLSDLAAMGAEPAWISLSLSLPEVDEAWLDDFVSGLHELTQYYSVQLIGGDTVKGPMAFTITAQGFIPPGSELTRSGAKPGDWLYVTGTLGDAGAGLDILQNKLSVNGEAKDVLVNRHYFPTPRVAVGTAIRRIATSCIDISDGLISDIKHILRASNCGANVHVDRLPLSRALTSAVKPEQAMEYALSAGDDYELIFTVSEEQRGSLETSLASTNVKATCIGQLTGHNGTLSLLKDNEKYTPLNESGYEHAF; encoded by the coding sequence GTGAAAGAATTTGATCTCATCGGCCGCTATTTTTCAAACAGCGGCCACAAACGTAAAGACGTTGTTATTGGTATTGGTGATGACTGTGCTGTAACAACGGTTCCCGAAAACCAACAGCTTGCCGTTACTACCGATACTTTGGTTGCTGGAGTGCACTTCTTAAAAGATGCGCCAGCTAAGTCTGTGGCGTACAAAACTGTAGCCGTCAACTTAAGCGACCTCGCTGCAATGGGCGCTGAGCCTGCCTGGATAAGCTTGTCTTTGTCGCTGCCAGAAGTTGATGAAGCATGGCTTGATGACTTTGTCTCAGGCCTTCACGAGCTTACTCAGTACTATTCTGTGCAGCTGATTGGCGGCGATACGGTTAAAGGGCCAATGGCATTTACCATTACTGCTCAAGGCTTTATACCACCAGGTTCAGAACTAACGCGCAGTGGCGCGAAGCCGGGTGACTGGCTTTATGTTACCGGAACTCTCGGTGATGCAGGTGCCGGTTTAGATATTTTGCAAAATAAGCTAAGTGTAAACGGTGAAGCGAAAGACGTATTGGTCAATCGTCATTACTTTCCAACTCCTCGCGTAGCGGTAGGCACGGCAATTAGACGTATAGCAACGTCGTGCATAGATATCTCCGACGGTTTGATTTCCGACATCAAACACATTCTAAGGGCGTCCAACTGCGGGGCGAATGTCCATGTAGATCGTTTACCGTTATCACGAGCATTAACAAGCGCAGTCAAACCCGAACAGGCTATGGAATATGCGTTGTCGGCAGGTGACGACTACGAGCTTATTTTTACCGTAAGTGAAGAGCAGCGCGGAAGCTTAGAAACCTCGTTGGCGAGCACGAATGTGAAGGCTACATGTATCGGGCAATTAACCGGTCATAACGGCACACTTTCATTGCTTAAAGACAACGAAAAATACACGCCGTTAAATGAATCAGGTTACGAACACGCCTTTTAG
- the nrdR gene encoding transcriptional regulator NrdR encodes MFCPFCSEQETKVIDSRLVAEGQQVRRRRECMVCHERFTTFESAELVMPRVIKRDGSREPFNEDKLRAGLQRALEKRPVSTEKIEQCILSLKSQLRATGEREVSSELLGNLIMKALKELDKVAYVRFASVYRSFEDIREFGEEIARLGD; translated from the coding sequence ATGTTTTGCCCGTTTTGTTCAGAACAAGAAACCAAAGTCATTGATTCTCGTTTGGTTGCAGAAGGGCAGCAGGTGCGTAGACGCCGTGAATGTATGGTTTGTCACGAACGTTTTACGACCTTCGAAAGCGCTGAACTTGTGATGCCTCGCGTCATCAAACGCGATGGTTCTCGAGAACCATTTAACGAAGACAAACTTCGTGCAGGCTTACAGCGAGCGCTCGAAAAGCGTCCTGTGAGCACTGAAAAGATTGAGCAATGTATTCTTTCTCTCAAGTCACAGTTGCGCGCAACTGGCGAGCGCGAAGTGAGCAGTGAGCTACTCGGCAACCTAATTATGAAAGCTCTCAAAGAACTCGACAAAGTTGCTTATGTCCGGTTCGCTTCCGTTTATCGTTCCTTTGAAGATATTCGTGAGTTTGGAGAAGAGATTGCACGATTAGGGGATTAG